A genomic stretch from Sphingobacterium sp. ML3W includes:
- a CDS encoding RagB/SusD family nutrient uptake outer membrane protein yields MKTKILALLLLSATLGGCSKFLEEKPLAEVALDQHFKNLYDVQAAMAGMYSGFQIEMIGVGNAKDNFLEKYLYWGEYRSDNFDRAISYTKDFIDEIVLNGITPTNQFSDWSGLYNIIGRANLNIKYIPQAAKLDSRITPQMVDDYLAQCYALRAMCYFYLVRVWGDAPIWLEPYEDINLPASRPRDKKEKIMDEVIIPDLEKAYAQVDKDAKNPLWTIGSAGVCAMMADVYMWKKDYPNAKIWIEKLFLAKSPTGASYAGTNEKNLQDAATWKAIFTGPLNSKEAIWSIHWDYTKNGCACMQTSWAPNNKPIVVDETAWADLFQPQTTGTPSPDIRPQQTLDVYYGLPNNKRDRFIKWYPTSATPTKEDPWPATNQMVPVYLTIYRLADIYLLYAEALNGLGDKTNALKYLNFVRKRANLPEYEASNPDLATAYQLETAILNERRMELYGEGKRWFDLVRTGRVKEVMDPILKRRQEDAGSLDKPGFLDPQRRVYWPVHRNVLNSNTLLVQNPGYTD; encoded by the coding sequence ATGAAAACAAAGATTTTAGCACTATTACTTTTGTCGGCAACATTAGGGGGATGTAGTAAATTTCTGGAGGAAAAACCTTTGGCAGAAGTTGCATTAGATCAGCATTTTAAAAATCTATATGATGTACAGGCTGCAATGGCAGGGATGTACAGTGGATTTCAGATAGAAATGATTGGCGTAGGTAATGCAAAAGATAATTTTTTGGAAAAATACTTGTATTGGGGAGAATATCGGTCGGATAATTTTGACCGGGCCATTAGTTATACCAAAGATTTTATTGATGAGATTGTATTAAATGGTATTACTCCAACTAATCAATTTTCAGACTGGAGTGGTTTGTACAACATCATCGGAAGAGCCAATCTGAATATTAAATATATTCCTCAGGCGGCTAAATTAGATAGCCGGATTACACCACAAATGGTTGATGATTATTTGGCACAATGTTATGCCCTCCGGGCAATGTGTTATTTCTACCTGGTTCGCGTATGGGGAGATGCTCCGATCTGGTTGGAACCTTATGAAGATATTAACCTGCCGGCATCACGTCCAAGGGATAAAAAGGAAAAGATCATGGATGAAGTGATTATCCCAGATCTGGAAAAAGCATATGCTCAGGTGGATAAGGATGCCAAAAACCCACTATGGACGATCGGTAGTGCAGGGGTCTGTGCTATGATGGCTGATGTCTACATGTGGAAGAAAGATTATCCAAATGCGAAGATATGGATCGAAAAATTGTTTTTGGCCAAATCTCCTACCGGTGCGAGCTATGCGGGTACCAATGAGAAAAATTTGCAGGACGCTGCTACCTGGAAAGCAATTTTCACTGGGCCATTGAATAGTAAGGAAGCCATTTGGAGTATACATTGGGATTATACGAAAAACGGATGTGCTTGTATGCAGACCTCATGGGCGCCTAATAATAAACCGATTGTTGTGGACGAAACAGCATGGGCGGATTTGTTCCAACCACAGACGACCGGCACACCAAGTCCTGATATCCGTCCGCAGCAGACCCTCGATGTTTATTACGGTTTACCGAATAACAAGCGGGACCGCTTTATAAAATGGTACCCTACAAGTGCGACTCCGACTAAAGAAGATCCTTGGCCAGCAACCAATCAAATGGTTCCTGTCTATTTGACAATCTATAGATTGGCTGATATTTACCTCTTATACGCTGAAGCTTTAAATGGATTGGGTGACAAAACGAATGCCTTAAAATACCTCAATTTTGTACGTAAACGAGCCAATCTCCCAGAGTACGAAGCAAGTAATCCTGATTTGGCAACTGCTTATCAGCTAGAAACTGCGATTCTCAATGAACGCCGCATGGAATTATATGGTGAGGGGAAACGCTGGTTTGACCTGGTGCGTACTGGCCGTGTAAAAGAAGTGATGGATCCTATTCTGAAACGTAGACAAGAAGATGCTGGGAGTTTAGACAAACCAGGCTTCCTGGATCCACAACGAAGGGTGTATTGGCCAGTTCATCGAAATGTGTTAAACTCCAATACGCTATTGGTTCAAAATCCGGGATATACTGATTAA
- a CDS encoding TonB-dependent receptor yields MIYHMYYRICKWQRCSLVFLFLLIAGFASAQPQSFELRGVVLDSVGHLPISNVTIAFMGKNAVVSTDAQGQFLIKDAHINDQLVLTSVGFDRKTVQVTSTNRMTIYLSSSSSNLDEVTVVAYGTQKKTSMVASITSINPKEIKGPTSNLTSMLAGRVAGLIAYQRSGEPGNDNASFFIRGVGSFGAGKKDPLILIDGIESNTTALARLQPDDIAGFSVLKDAAASSLYGARGANGVVLVNTKSGIVGKAKFNARFENSISTNTRNFKFADNITYMKMANEAVLTRDPKGTLPYNQNKIDHTERGDDPLLYPNNNWIDQLIKDYTNNQRFNFNVTGGGNLAQYYVAGTFNNDKGILRSENGNSFDNNINLKNYSLRSNITLNVTPTTIGIIRTSAQFDDYTGPIGGYDKWGNLINGGQRVFREAIWSNPVMFPAIYPSSYSPFATHPLFGNNFIPTTKTLYNNPYANMVNGFQEYNSSTVNVQLELKQNFDFITKGLSARLMAYTQRYSYFSVTRSFKPFYYNLVRIPGTSNTVLSLLNENEGTEYLDYNQGNKILNTTTYGEFAVNYNRTIAEDHDITGMLIGIIRNYQTANGGDLQASLPARNLGVSGRATYAYKNRYLFEFNFGYNGSERFSKDHRFGFFPSFGVGWNLNEEKMFEFMNPVVSRLKLRATYGLVGNDQIGEDRDRFFYLSQVNPSNGGRGFSWGNNWDYTRPGYSISRYENRDITWERAKTFDAGFDLNLKNGLGVVFDYYNSTRSNILMVRSNIPSTTGFQADIQANIGKAQSRGFDLALDYNKSFQNTWWTQLRANMTYATNKLLVNEEPDYPANLSYLSRLGHPIKQSYGLIAERLFVDDIEAENSPLQNFGGAFKTMGGDIKYRDINGDGKITDLDKVPIGYPTDPQIIYGMGFSVGFKGFDVSAFLQGSARSSFFIDPGNITPFAINGPYQNGLLQEVANSYWSEDNQDVRALWPRLTDGFNNNNNQFSTWWMRNGAFLRLKSVELGYNLPNQFLNKFKMSNVRFYVNALNLAVWSKFKMWDPEMGGEGLGYPVQAVYNVGINVGF; encoded by the coding sequence ATGATCTACCACATGTATTACCGAATCTGTAAATGGCAGCGATGTAGTCTTGTCTTCCTCTTTCTTCTGATTGCCGGCTTTGCAAGTGCACAGCCCCAATCGTTTGAGTTGAGAGGAGTTGTATTGGATAGCGTCGGACATTTACCCATTTCCAATGTTACAATTGCCTTTATGGGAAAGAATGCAGTTGTATCAACGGATGCACAGGGACAATTCCTGATCAAAGATGCGCACATCAACGATCAGCTTGTCCTAACTTCGGTCGGATTCGACCGCAAAACTGTTCAGGTCACGAGTACCAATCGTATGACCATTTACTTATCCTCATCAAGTTCCAATCTGGATGAAGTAACTGTCGTGGCCTACGGCACACAGAAAAAAACGAGTATGGTGGCCTCCATTACCTCGATAAACCCGAAAGAAATTAAGGGACCAACATCCAATCTGACCTCCATGCTGGCGGGGCGGGTAGCTGGGCTAATTGCTTACCAACGGAGTGGGGAACCAGGTAATGACAACGCTTCCTTCTTTATCCGTGGCGTTGGTTCCTTTGGCGCAGGGAAAAAGGATCCTTTGATTCTGATCGACGGAATAGAATCCAATACCACCGCACTGGCACGCTTACAGCCGGATGATATCGCTGGTTTTTCCGTATTGAAAGATGCCGCAGCCTCTTCGTTATATGGCGCTAGAGGGGCAAATGGGGTTGTTTTGGTCAACACCAAAAGTGGTATTGTTGGTAAGGCAAAATTTAATGCACGTTTTGAGAACTCCATCTCAACCAATACCCGTAATTTTAAATTCGCCGATAATATTACCTATATGAAAATGGCTAATGAGGCCGTGTTGACTAGAGACCCTAAAGGTACGCTACCTTACAACCAAAATAAAATAGACCATACCGAACGGGGAGACGATCCGTTGCTTTATCCCAATAATAACTGGATCGACCAGCTGATAAAGGATTATACCAACAACCAACGCTTTAACTTCAATGTTACCGGTGGAGGGAACCTGGCTCAATATTATGTCGCCGGTACCTTTAATAACGATAAGGGAATTCTGCGATCCGAAAATGGCAATAGCTTTGATAATAACATCAACCTGAAAAACTACTCCTTACGTTCTAATATTACCTTAAATGTTACGCCAACGACGATTGGTATTATCCGTACTTCGGCTCAATTTGATGACTATACAGGGCCAATAGGTGGTTATGATAAATGGGGAAATCTGATCAATGGTGGACAGCGCGTATTTCGTGAAGCAATTTGGTCCAACCCGGTAATGTTTCCGGCAATTTATCCATCCTCCTATTCTCCATTTGCGACACATCCGCTTTTCGGAAATAACTTTATTCCAACGACCAAAACGCTGTATAACAATCCCTACGCTAATATGGTCAATGGTTTTCAGGAGTATAATAGCTCCACGGTCAATGTGCAATTGGAACTGAAGCAGAATTTCGATTTCATTACAAAAGGTTTATCCGCTCGCTTAATGGCTTATACACAACGCTATTCTTATTTTTCTGTCACGCGGAGCTTTAAACCATTTTATTACAATCTGGTCCGAATCCCGGGTACAAGCAATACAGTTTTAAGTCTGCTCAACGAAAATGAGGGTACAGAATACCTGGATTACAACCAGGGAAATAAAATCCTAAATACCACGACGTACGGTGAGTTTGCTGTCAATTACAACCGCACCATCGCTGAAGACCACGACATCACTGGGATGTTGATCGGTATTATCCGTAATTATCAGACCGCTAACGGTGGTGATTTGCAGGCTTCATTGCCGGCCCGTAACCTCGGGGTGTCAGGTCGAGCGACCTATGCCTACAAAAACCGCTACCTTTTTGAGTTCAACTTTGGCTATAATGGTTCCGAACGTTTCTCCAAAGATCATCGTTTTGGTTTCTTCCCATCTTTTGGTGTGGGGTGGAATCTGAATGAAGAAAAGATGTTTGAATTTATGAATCCCGTGGTTTCCCGCTTAAAATTGAGGGCTACCTATGGTCTGGTGGGTAACGATCAGATCGGTGAGGACCGTGATCGTTTCTTCTACTTATCGCAAGTGAACCCGAGTAACGGTGGCCGAGGTTTCTCCTGGGGAAATAACTGGGATTACACACGGCCTGGTTATTCCATATCGCGGTATGAAAATCGTGATATTACCTGGGAACGGGCAAAAACCTTCGATGCTGGATTTGACCTGAATCTAAAAAATGGCCTGGGCGTGGTGTTTGATTATTACAACTCTACTCGCAGTAATATTCTGATGGTCCGTTCGAATATTCCTTCTACAACTGGTTTTCAGGCTGACATCCAAGCTAATATAGGCAAGGCGCAGAGTCGAGGATTTGACCTGGCCCTGGATTACAACAAATCTTTTCAAAATACCTGGTGGACTCAGTTGCGGGCGAACATGACCTATGCAACCAATAAATTGCTGGTGAACGAAGAACCGGACTACCCGGCAAATTTATCCTACCTGTCTCGATTGGGGCATCCGATCAAACAATCGTATGGGCTGATTGCCGAACGTCTGTTTGTCGATGATATCGAAGCGGAAAACTCGCCGCTACAGAATTTTGGTGGCGCTTTTAAGACGATGGGCGGAGATATTAAATACCGGGATATCAATGGTGATGGTAAAATCACCGATTTAGACAAAGTGCCGATCGGTTATCCAACAGATCCACAGATTATTTATGGAATGGGTTTTTCTGTGGGTTTCAAAGGCTTTGATGTCAGTGCATTCCTACAGGGCTCGGCGCGTTCCTCATTTTTTATTGATCCGGGAAATATTACACCTTTTGCAATCAACGGACCGTATCAGAATGGCTTGCTGCAGGAAGTGGCCAACAGCTATTGGTCCGAAGATAACCAAGACGTAAGGGCCCTGTGGCCACGCTTGACGGATGGTTTTAACAACAATAATAATCAGTTTTCAACCTGGTGGATGCGTAACGGCGCATTCTTACGATTGAAATCTGTTGAATTGGGCTACAATCTACCAAATCAGTTTCTCAACAAGTTTAAGATGTCCAATGTGCGTTTTTATGTCAACGCCCTCAACCTTGCCGTATGGAGTAAATTTAAGATGTGGGATCCTGAAATGGGCGGCGAAGGATTAGGCTATCCTGTACAGGCTGTATATAACGTCGGTATTAACGTCGGATTTTAA
- a CDS encoding polysaccharide lyase 6 family protein yields the protein MMRNFSVLSALSLLLVMGSSCEKPAAVKLQLNGIACLQCHTIQSAADLQALSLQPGDTVIMKSGQWTNQELTFNVQGTSQQPIVLLAEQPGAVIMKGTSSISITGKWLVVNGLVFQNGYTSGKNVVDFTSSSSNCRLTNTAIVDYNPPTATTDYRWVSINGSNHRIDHCYLKGKLHQGPTMVVWGTNKTMKHRIDHNFFGERAELPNNGGETIRIGTSDWSITSAFTTIEDNIFQRCNGETEIISNKMGGDTIRNNFFHESQGTLCLRHGNGSAVYGNYFVGNGNSAAGGIRIIGEDHIVYNNYFQNMAGTGQKAPLAVMDGVPNSPLSGYYQVKRVKVVANTMIKCKQSFDIGSGKGGNNRTLPPTDGHIANNVVSQASTSTMLTFTDQPINFTYQGNIVFDVPTSQQLPAGFTRQNPQYTLTADGIYEPTSTSPVLGAFVGNYPFAAAADAGAPKLDVKHRDLLKAQNIGPGFMTGLGNSLVINP from the coding sequence ATGATGAGAAACTTTTCAGTATTATCCGCTTTATCACTTTTATTAGTGATGGGGAGTAGCTGTGAAAAACCAGCTGCGGTAAAATTGCAACTAAACGGTATCGCCTGTCTGCAATGCCATACCATTCAATCGGCTGCGGATTTGCAGGCTTTAAGTCTACAGCCGGGCGACACGGTGATCATGAAATCGGGGCAATGGACAAATCAGGAACTGACATTTAATGTGCAGGGAACAAGCCAACAGCCTATTGTGCTGCTCGCTGAACAGCCTGGAGCAGTGATCATGAAAGGTACTTCCTCTATTAGTATTACGGGTAAATGGCTCGTGGTTAATGGGCTGGTCTTCCAAAATGGATATACCTCCGGAAAAAATGTGGTTGATTTCACCTCTTCTTCATCAAATTGTCGGTTGACAAATACGGCTATTGTGGACTATAATCCACCGACAGCGACTACTGATTATAGATGGGTCTCCATTAACGGATCCAATCATCGTATTGATCATTGTTATCTCAAGGGGAAATTGCATCAGGGACCTACGATGGTGGTTTGGGGGACAAATAAAACGATGAAGCACCGGATCGATCACAATTTCTTTGGGGAGCGGGCGGAACTACCGAATAACGGTGGTGAAACCATCCGTATCGGGACAAGTGATTGGTCTATAACCAGTGCATTCACGACGATTGAAGACAACATCTTTCAACGTTGCAATGGCGAAACTGAAATTATCTCGAACAAGATGGGGGGCGATACCATCCGCAATAACTTCTTCCACGAGAGTCAGGGGACACTGTGCTTGAGACATGGAAATGGTTCTGCTGTTTACGGTAACTATTTTGTCGGTAACGGCAATAGTGCAGCTGGTGGTATCCGGATAATCGGAGAGGATCACATTGTCTACAACAATTACTTCCAAAATATGGCGGGAACAGGACAAAAAGCACCTTTGGCTGTAATGGACGGTGTACCTAACTCACCGTTAAGTGGTTACTATCAAGTAAAACGTGTGAAGGTGGTGGCCAACACCATGATCAAATGTAAGCAATCATTCGATATCGGTTCGGGAAAAGGGGGAAACAACCGCACCTTGCCACCAACAGATGGACATATTGCCAATAATGTGGTGTCGCAAGCTTCGACGTCAACCATGCTGACCTTTACAGATCAACCCATTAATTTTACCTACCAGGGGAATATCGTGTTTGATGTGCCGACAAGCCAACAGCTTCCAGCCGGTTTTACACGTCAGAATCCGCAATATACATTGACAGCTGATGGAATCTATGAACCGACTAGTACCAGTCCGGTGTTGGGTGCTTTTGTTGGTAACTATCCTTTTGCTGCCGCGGCAGATGCTGGTGCTCCAAAATTGGACGTTAAACATCGGGATTTACTGAAAGCACAAAATATCGGTCCGGGATTTATGACGGGATTGGGAAATAGCTTGGTTATTAATCCTTAA
- a CDS encoding DKNYY domain-containing protein produces the protein MAFFHLKNMLVISFALLCILDKSIAQQVGDNKRSTSQTTFRHDRENDYVNIGNRIFYRDKMVEGVDAQSFKDLGNAYARDNWNAYYRGIKIKDVSPHSFQSLGWGYAKDSWNAYYRGVKIKDVSAASFKVLDEGYAKDSWNVYYRGNQIKNVSAPSFVLVGDGYSKDSWKVYYFGQEIKDATAFTFKYLGKGYAKDSWNKYYRGKKLD, from the coding sequence ATGGCCTTTTTTCACTTAAAAAATATGCTTGTTATTTCCTTTGCATTGCTATGTATATTGGATAAAAGTATTGCTCAACAAGTTGGCGACAATAAAAGATCTACGTCTCAAACGACATTTCGACATGATAGAGAAAACGATTACGTTAACATAGGCAATCGGATTTTCTACAGGGATAAGATGGTCGAAGGTGTTGATGCACAATCTTTCAAAGACCTCGGTAATGCTTATGCAAGAGACAACTGGAATGCCTATTATCGGGGCATTAAGATCAAAGATGTATCGCCACATTCATTCCAGTCACTTGGTTGGGGATATGCCAAGGATAGTTGGAATGCCTATTATCGGGGTGTTAAAATTAAAGATGTCTCTGCGGCTAGCTTTAAAGTATTGGATGAAGGATACGCCAAAGATAGTTGGAATGTCTATTATAGAGGCAATCAAATAAAAAATGTATCCGCCCCAAGCTTTGTTCTTGTTGGGGACGGATACAGCAAGGATAGCTGGAAAGTCTATTATTTTGGTCAAGAGATAAAAGATGCAACTGCCTTTACATTTAAATATTTAGGTAAAGGTTATGCGAAGGATAGCTGGAATAAATATTATAGAGGAAAAAAATTAGATTGA